The proteins below are encoded in one region of Fibrella aestuarina BUZ 2:
- a CDS encoding carbonic anhydrase has product MELYQRVFENNKKYVEQRLQEDPEYFKEMSLQQSPDFLYIGCSDSRVQPETFLGVRPGEVFVHRNIANLIPNNDVNSMAVVQYAVENLKVKNIIICGHYGCGGVEAAMTRNKFNTLGVWLRNIKDVRRIHSEELTAIEDETERFKRLVELNVREQCLNVMKFSFVQRAQAETGYPRVHGWVYDLERGTIKDMGITPESLKEDLDPYVYNLDGEPERIV; this is encoded by the coding sequence ATGGAATTATATCAGCGCGTATTCGAGAACAACAAAAAGTACGTTGAACAACGCCTTCAGGAAGACCCGGAGTATTTCAAGGAAATGTCGTTGCAACAGTCGCCCGACTTTCTTTACATCGGCTGTTCAGACAGCCGGGTGCAGCCAGAAACATTTCTGGGTGTTCGGCCGGGTGAAGTCTTTGTTCACCGGAACATCGCCAATCTCATCCCCAACAACGACGTCAACTCGATGGCTGTCGTGCAATACGCGGTAGAAAACCTGAAGGTAAAGAACATCATTATTTGTGGTCACTACGGCTGCGGCGGCGTCGAGGCAGCCATGACCCGAAACAAATTCAATACGCTTGGGGTGTGGCTGCGGAACATCAAAGACGTACGGCGGATACATAGCGAAGAACTGACAGCCATTGAAGACGAAACCGAACGCTTCAAACGGTTGGTCGAGTTGAACGTGCGCGAGCAGTGCCTGAACGTGATGAAATTCTCGTTCGTGCAGCGGGCGCAGGCCGAAACGGGGTACCCGCGCGTTCACGGCTGGGTGTATGACCTGGAACGGGGCACCATCAAAGACATGGGCATTACCCCTGAGAGCCTTAAAGAAGACCTCGATCCGTACGTGTATAACCTGGACGGTGAACCCGAGCGAATCGTATAA
- a CDS encoding DUF3891 family protein: MITRLIDAGWEVIHQPAHALLAFQLALHWQPAKRPERWAETLIALTEHDDGQDPYEGRNHLTEAGAPRHFQVLDFSVGQMQNMISIALQKSRWNALMESMHITFLYEEKRGQSADLDNCLDQQRKNQQSWRKQYGVSEATARYAYDFVQWCDAFSLILCQNQVPPEGRRLEISVGPDGEHYYVFQRPNGTLGVDPWPYEPDTFTVHIEYVTLDQLTFRDDKTLYNALQKAPIQVQEWTLAK; encoded by the coding sequence ATGATCACCCGACTGATTGATGCGGGCTGGGAGGTTATCCACCAGCCCGCTCATGCGTTATTGGCCTTCCAGCTAGCGCTCCACTGGCAGCCCGCCAAACGCCCCGAGCGTTGGGCCGAAACCCTCATCGCACTTACCGAACACGACGACGGGCAGGACCCCTATGAAGGCCGCAACCACCTGACCGAAGCCGGTGCGCCCCGGCACTTTCAGGTACTCGATTTCTCGGTTGGGCAGATGCAGAATATGATCAGCATCGCCCTTCAGAAAAGCCGGTGGAACGCCCTGATGGAGTCGATGCACATTACATTTCTGTACGAAGAAAAGCGCGGCCAAAGCGCTGACCTGGACAACTGCCTAGATCAGCAGCGGAAGAACCAGCAGTCATGGCGAAAACAGTACGGTGTCTCTGAAGCGACAGCCCGCTACGCCTATGATTTTGTGCAATGGTGCGATGCGTTTTCGCTCATTCTGTGCCAGAATCAGGTGCCCCCCGAAGGGCGTCGTCTGGAAATCAGCGTCGGGCCTGATGGCGAACACTACTACGTTTTTCAGCGGCCCAATGGTACCCTGGGTGTTGATCCGTGGCCCTATGAACCGGATACCTTCACGGTACATATCGAGTACGTTACGCTTGATCAGCTCACGTTCCGCGACGACAAAACACTCTACAACGCCCTTCAGAAAGCCCCCATTCAGGTACAGGAGTGGACGTTGGCGAAATAG
- a CDS encoding four-helix bundle copper-binding protein produces MIWNKAIYDTLTGCAALCDETATESSRSNDIENWYRFIFLNLDCADLCRQVAMLYVRGSENTRLLAQACIDVCEKCAGEAQQFSSERAQQVYAMCQQTILSCSKILSMSTGDEPSAPTQATPASLFYGIDLRDALYN; encoded by the coding sequence ATGATCTGGAATAAAGCCATCTACGATACGCTGACCGGCTGCGCAGCACTTTGCGACGAAACCGCTACGGAATCATCACGGTCGAATGATATTGAAAACTGGTACCGCTTCATTTTCCTAAATCTCGACTGTGCCGATTTGTGCCGTCAGGTGGCTATGCTCTATGTACGGGGCTCAGAAAACACCCGGTTGCTGGCGCAAGCCTGCATCGATGTGTGCGAAAAGTGCGCTGGTGAGGCGCAACAGTTCAGTTCGGAGCGGGCGCAGCAGGTATATGCCATGTGCCAGCAAACGATCCTGAGCTGCTCGAAAATCCTGTCGATGTCTACGGGCGACGAGCCATCAGCGCCTACTCAGGCAACCCCAGCGTCGCTGTTCTACGGCATTGACCTGCGCGACGCGCTGTATAACTAA
- a CDS encoding metal-dependent hydrolase family protein, translating into MIKHYVPNLTARIRTTACLLGLCLLASPLLAQTTRTLLHCGNLFVGTTNDLQRDMTIVVEGNKIAAVQRGYTAPTAQDRVIDLKNKTVLPGLIDMHVHLEMETRRGGAIDKYTQNVPDMAYQAAKYAKTTLLAGFTTVRDLGGTGVNIALRNAINRGLTDGPRVLTVGKSIATTGGHADPTNGSRRELMGDPGPMEGVINGPDEARKAVRQRYKEGADLIKITATGGVLSNAKDGQGPQFNEEELKAIVETAKDYGFPVAAHAHGAEGMKRAIRAGVQTIEHGTLMDDEAIELFKKHGTYYVPTIIAGKTAADSARMFGYYPALVVPKALAIGPKIQATFAKAYKAGVKIAFGTDAGVYVHGYNAKEFEYMVEAGMPPVEAIRAALMTNARLLGMETQIGSIEPGKFADIIAVDENPIQNIRTLQSVRFVMKDGKQYK; encoded by the coding sequence ATGATAAAACACTACGTACCCAACCTCACCGCACGAATCAGAACAACGGCCTGCCTGCTGGGCCTTTGCCTGCTGGCATCACCCCTGCTGGCGCAGACCACCCGCACGCTCCTGCACTGCGGCAATCTGTTTGTCGGCACCACCAACGACCTGCAACGCGACATGACCATCGTGGTTGAGGGAAACAAAATCGCCGCCGTGCAACGGGGTTACACCGCCCCCACGGCCCAGGATCGGGTAATTGATCTTAAAAACAAAACCGTGCTGCCGGGCCTGATCGACATGCACGTGCACCTGGAAATGGAAACCCGGCGCGGTGGCGCCATCGACAAGTACACGCAGAACGTACCTGACATGGCCTACCAGGCCGCCAAATACGCCAAAACGACCTTGCTGGCGGGCTTCACCACCGTGCGCGATCTGGGTGGCACGGGCGTCAATATCGCCCTGCGTAACGCCATCAACCGCGGGCTGACCGACGGGCCACGGGTGCTCACGGTGGGTAAATCCATTGCCACCACGGGCGGCCACGCCGACCCCACCAACGGTAGCCGCCGCGAACTGATGGGCGACCCCGGCCCGATGGAAGGCGTCATCAATGGTCCCGACGAAGCCCGCAAGGCCGTGCGGCAGCGCTACAAGGAAGGGGCCGACCTGATCAAGATTACAGCCACGGGCGGCGTATTGAGCAACGCCAAAGACGGGCAGGGGCCGCAGTTCAACGAGGAAGAGCTAAAAGCCATCGTAGAAACGGCCAAAGACTACGGCTTCCCCGTTGCGGCCCACGCCCACGGCGCCGAGGGCATGAAACGGGCCATCCGGGCGGGCGTGCAAACCATCGAGCACGGCACCCTGATGGACGACGAAGCCATCGAACTGTTCAAGAAACACGGCACCTACTACGTACCCACCATCATTGCGGGCAAAACAGCCGCCGACTCCGCCCGCATGTTTGGCTATTACCCCGCCCTGGTGGTGCCCAAAGCGCTGGCCATTGGCCCGAAAATCCAGGCGACCTTTGCCAAAGCCTACAAAGCGGGCGTCAAGATTGCCTTCGGCACCGACGCGGGCGTGTATGTGCACGGCTACAACGCCAAGGAGTTTGAGTACATGGTGGAAGCAGGCATGCCGCCCGTCGAGGCCATCCGGGCGGCGCTGATGACCAACGCCAGGTTGCTGGGTATGGAGACGCAGATCGGCTCCATTGAACCCGGCAAATTCGCCGATATCATTGCCGTTGATGAAAACCCCATCCAGAACATCAGGACCCTGCAAAGCGTCCGGTTCGTGATGAAAGACGGCAAGCAGTACAAATAA
- a CDS encoding peptide chain release factor 3 — MNREQEIARRRTFAIISHPDAGKTTLTEKLLLFGGAIQTAGAVKSNKIKKSATSDFMEIEKQRGISVATSVMTFDYEGKKINILDTPGHKDFAEDTYRTLTAVDSVILVIDCVKGVEEQTERLMEVCRMRDTPVIIFVNKLDREGRNPFDLLDELEEKLNIRVRPLTWPVNMGSDFKGVYSLNEKKLYFFRVNKTKVEDDVLPIDIDTPLLDEKVGTRDAAQLREDVELIEGVYDTFDIEAYRAGKLAPVFFGSAVNNFGVKELLDGFCQISPEPIARPTDKRVVEPEEKKFSGFVFKIHANLDPRHRDRIAFLRVCSGLFERGKFYHHTRLDKDVRFASPFSFMADAKAVVEEGFPGDVIGLYDTGTFKIGDTLTEGEDLQFAGIPSFSPELFKELINLDPMKSKQLDKGIQQLTDEGVAQLFTLALGNRKIVGTVGELQFEVIQYRLEHEYGAKCRWVPMNTSRACWITSDDKVKLNEFIRLKGNQIGYDKDQNPVFLAESDWMLRMNQENNPEITFHQTSEFKTEMV, encoded by the coding sequence ATGAACCGCGAGCAGGAAATTGCCCGTCGGCGCACGTTCGCCATCATTAGCCACCCCGACGCCGGCAAAACCACACTGACCGAAAAATTGCTGCTCTTTGGCGGAGCGATCCAGACCGCCGGGGCCGTAAAATCCAATAAAATCAAGAAGTCGGCAACGTCCGATTTCATGGAGATCGAGAAGCAACGGGGTATCTCCGTGGCGACCTCGGTGATGACCTTTGACTACGAGGGTAAGAAGATAAACATTCTCGATACGCCCGGCCACAAAGATTTTGCCGAGGATACGTACCGCACCCTCACCGCCGTCGACTCCGTTATTCTGGTTATCGACTGCGTGAAAGGCGTCGAAGAGCAGACCGAACGGCTCATGGAGGTGTGCCGCATGCGCGACACGCCGGTGATCATCTTCGTGAACAAACTCGACCGGGAAGGCCGCAATCCGTTTGACCTGCTCGATGAGCTGGAAGAGAAACTGAACATCCGGGTACGTCCCCTCACGTGGCCCGTCAACATGGGGTCCGACTTTAAGGGGGTGTATAGCCTCAACGAAAAAAAATTATATTTCTTCCGCGTCAACAAAACGAAGGTGGAAGACGACGTGCTGCCGATCGACATCGACACACCCCTGCTCGACGAAAAAGTAGGTACCCGCGACGCCGCTCAGCTGCGCGAAGACGTGGAACTGATCGAGGGCGTGTATGACACGTTCGACATCGAAGCCTATCGGGCCGGTAAGCTGGCACCGGTTTTCTTCGGTTCGGCCGTCAACAATTTCGGGGTAAAGGAATTGCTCGACGGTTTCTGCCAGATTTCGCCGGAACCCATTGCCCGCCCCACCGACAAGCGCGTTGTGGAACCCGAGGAGAAGAAGTTCAGCGGCTTCGTGTTCAAGATCCACGCCAACCTTGACCCGCGCCACCGCGACCGGATCGCCTTTCTGCGCGTTTGCTCGGGCCTGTTCGAACGCGGAAAATTCTACCACCATACCCGCCTTGACAAGGACGTGCGGTTTGCCTCGCCGTTCAGCTTTATGGCCGATGCCAAAGCGGTGGTCGAAGAAGGGTTCCCCGGCGACGTGATCGGTTTGTATGATACAGGTACGTTCAAAATCGGTGATACGCTGACCGAAGGCGAAGACCTGCAATTTGCGGGTATTCCAAGCTTTTCGCCCGAGTTGTTCAAGGAGTTGATCAACCTCGACCCGATGAAATCCAAGCAACTGGACAAGGGCATTCAGCAGCTGACTGACGAAGGCGTGGCGCAGTTATTTACGCTGGCCCTCGGCAACCGCAAAATCGTGGGAACAGTCGGCGAACTGCAATTTGAGGTCATCCAGTACCGGCTTGAGCACGAATACGGCGCCAAGTGCCGCTGGGTGCCCATGAACACAAGCCGCGCCTGTTGGATCACGTCGGACGACAAGGTGAAGTTGAATGAGTTTATCCGCCTCAAAGGCAATCAGATCGGCTACGACAAAGATCAGAACCCGGTCTTCCTGGCCGAATCGGACTGGATGCTGCGGATGAATCAGGAAAACAACCCCGAGATCACGTTCCACCAAACGTCGGAGTTTAAGACGGAGATGGTTTAA
- a CDS encoding DUF7948 domain-containing protein, producing the protein MRATRLTLFFLLSWLSLEAAPRGLVFIENNGQWPADVRFRADLPGGFLYLKTNGLHYAFYDTRETARRHATAPSNEPVSPSIRAHGVLVTPVGSTGAAQIEGSKPVETVFSYFSGTDPGRWAGRARGFAEVRYHNLYPGIDLRVYAYYETLKYEFIVQPGTDPNQIRLAYDGADGLELTNNRLTVRTSVTAFRENAPYSFVTRGERATEVPTRWALDGQTARFVFPNGYDNTQPLTIDPELLFVTFSGSRADNFGHAATYDAEGNTYVAGSVWGTGFPTTRGAFQVSYAGMTDVGVMKFSADGSQLLYATQLGGTEADLPHSIVVNSKGELIVMGSTASGDFPVTTNAYRSRLITQAGVTASVYSGYLGYSAGSDLFLTRLNAAGTSLVGSTFVGGSNHDGLNLYGLTGAVQNYSDEFRGELIVGPTDELYVASTTQSTDFPVTDGSAQKGPTDGIVFRLSADLSKLDWATRIGGSQLDMAFGLRLAKSGALYVCGTTYSTGLGTLGALQPQLAGLNDGYVARLGSTDGKLTAFTYLGTGSSDVASLIDIGPNEQPHVYGLSKGRYPVTAGVYSNAGSGQFIHALNADLTKTVFSTVFGSGRAGPDISPTAFLVNTCGNIYVAGWGGLVNTSRNFNPSSSTNGLPVTADAYKRTTNGSNFWLGIFEQGAKSFLYGTFMGDTTPADSVRDGDHVDGGTCRFDPYGTIYHAACSCRSNHFPASATAWSKTRGNANCNNIAFKFDTDRLQAGFDTYEGTRKNIVAGCTPLTLSLQNTSVGGKRYEWVINGKVVSTDPNRATYTFDKAGTYPVIIRAYNPLNCKLVDSTTRLIKVSPADFRVSKDTVLCAGKPVSLTAQGGITYLWTSSGASGSAIATPTAASIVVVAQPSATYSVSITNEAGCSTTRTVTVRADNAFAPRIALSAKSDCVTPTVLTFQNTTVGADRFVWSMGNGDTLRTVLPINYQYPRTGQYEVVVTAYKQDCALTQRVPVTYENFGPLPNMVTANDDGKNDVFDTRLTGAKLEIYNRWGRLLFAADNYQNNWGNKTPHGTYFYLLTTPGGSQCKGWIQVLE; encoded by the coding sequence ATGCGTGCAACGCGACTAACCCTCTTTTTTCTACTCAGCTGGCTTTCCCTTGAGGCCGCGCCCCGAGGGCTGGTTTTCATCGAAAACAACGGCCAATGGCCTGCCGACGTGCGTTTCCGGGCCGACCTGCCCGGCGGGTTCCTGTACCTGAAAACCAACGGCCTCCACTACGCTTTCTACGATACCCGCGAAACCGCCCGCCGCCACGCCACCGCGCCTTCCAACGAGCCCGTATCGCCCAGCATCCGGGCGCACGGCGTACTGGTCACGCCCGTTGGCAGCACCGGTGCCGCCCAGATTGAGGGGTCGAAACCTGTCGAAACGGTATTCAGCTATTTTTCGGGTACCGATCCGGGCCGGTGGGCTGGTAGGGCGCGGGGGTTTGCCGAGGTACGTTACCACAACCTGTACCCCGGCATCGATCTGCGCGTCTACGCCTACTACGAAACCCTCAAATACGAATTCATTGTGCAGCCGGGCACCGACCCCAACCAAATTCGGCTCGCCTACGACGGTGCCGATGGGCTCGAACTGACCAACAATCGGCTGACGGTGCGGACGTCGGTGACTGCATTTCGGGAAAACGCGCCCTACAGCTTTGTCACACGCGGCGAGCGGGCCACCGAAGTACCCACCCGCTGGGCGCTGGATGGCCAGACAGCGCGGTTCGTGTTCCCGAACGGGTACGACAACACCCAGCCGCTCACCATCGATCCCGAGCTCCTGTTCGTCACGTTTTCAGGGTCGCGCGCCGATAATTTCGGCCATGCCGCCACCTACGACGCTGAAGGCAACACCTACGTAGCCGGCTCGGTCTGGGGCACGGGCTTCCCAACCACCCGGGGCGCCTTCCAGGTCAGCTATGCCGGAATGACCGACGTGGGCGTCATGAAATTCTCGGCGGATGGCTCACAATTGCTCTATGCCACGCAGTTGGGCGGCACCGAAGCCGACCTTCCGCACAGCATCGTGGTCAACAGCAAAGGCGAACTGATCGTGATGGGTAGCACGGCCTCGGGCGATTTCCCCGTCACCACCAACGCCTACAGGTCGCGACTGATCACGCAGGCTGGGGTTACGGCGAGTGTGTACAGCGGCTATCTTGGCTACAGCGCCGGTAGCGATCTGTTTCTGACCCGGTTAAACGCTGCGGGTACGTCGCTGGTCGGCAGCACCTTTGTGGGCGGTAGCAACCACGATGGCCTGAACCTGTATGGGCTGACGGGCGCGGTACAGAACTATTCCGATGAGTTTCGGGGCGAGCTCATCGTAGGCCCCACCGACGAACTGTACGTAGCCAGTACCACCCAATCGACCGACTTCCCGGTTACGGATGGCTCCGCCCAGAAAGGACCCACCGATGGCATCGTGTTCCGGCTCTCGGCCGATCTCTCTAAACTTGACTGGGCCACCCGCATCGGTGGTTCGCAGCTCGACATGGCGTTTGGCCTGCGGCTGGCCAAGTCGGGCGCGCTATACGTCTGCGGCACCACCTACAGCACCGGGCTGGGTACGTTGGGGGCGCTGCAACCCCAGTTGGCGGGCCTGAACGATGGCTACGTGGCCCGGCTCGGTAGCACCGACGGCAAGCTTACGGCATTCACGTACCTGGGCACGGGTAGCTCAGATGTCGCCAGCCTGATCGATATCGGACCTAACGAACAGCCGCACGTGTATGGGCTCTCCAAAGGCCGGTACCCCGTTACGGCCGGCGTTTACAGTAACGCCGGCAGCGGTCAGTTTATTCACGCGCTCAACGCCGACCTTACCAAAACCGTTTTCTCGACTGTGTTTGGCTCAGGGCGCGCCGGTCCCGACATTTCACCGACGGCCTTTCTGGTGAACACCTGCGGCAATATCTACGTGGCGGGCTGGGGCGGGCTGGTCAATACCAGCCGAAATTTTAACCCAAGCAGCAGCACCAACGGCCTCCCCGTTACCGCCGATGCCTACAAGCGCACCACCAATGGCAGCAATTTCTGGCTCGGGATCTTCGAGCAGGGAGCCAAGTCGTTTCTGTATGGTACGTTCATGGGCGACACCACCCCGGCCGACTCGGTCCGCGACGGTGACCATGTCGACGGGGGGACCTGCCGTTTCGACCCCTATGGCACCATCTACCACGCCGCCTGTAGCTGCCGGTCCAATCACTTCCCGGCCTCGGCAACGGCCTGGTCCAAAACGCGGGGCAATGCCAACTGCAACAACATTGCCTTCAAATTCGACACCGACCGACTACAGGCCGGATTCGACACCTACGAAGGCACGCGCAAAAACATCGTAGCGGGCTGTACACCCCTGACGCTCAGCCTGCAAAACACCAGTGTGGGTGGTAAACGCTATGAATGGGTGATCAACGGCAAGGTGGTTTCGACCGACCCCAACCGCGCTACCTACACCTTCGACAAAGCGGGCACGTACCCGGTCATCATTCGGGCCTACAACCCGCTCAACTGCAAGCTCGTTGATTCAACCACCCGGCTGATCAAGGTGTCGCCGGCCGATTTCCGGGTCAGTAAAGACACCGTCCTCTGCGCGGGTAAGCCCGTTTCGCTCACGGCGCAGGGCGGCATAACGTACCTGTGGACAAGCAGCGGCGCCTCAGGCTCGGCCATCGCCACTCCCACCGCCGCCAGTATCGTGGTCGTGGCCCAGCCCTCAGCCACCTACAGCGTGTCGATCACCAACGAGGCGGGCTGTTCGACTACCCGCACCGTCACGGTGCGGGCCGACAATGCCTTTGCGCCCAGAATCGCGCTCTCAGCCAAGTCGGACTGCGTAACGCCAACGGTCTTGACCTTTCAGAACACTACCGTCGGGGCCGATCGCTTTGTGTGGTCGATGGGCAACGGCGATACGCTACGTACGGTGCTGCCCATCAATTACCAATACCCCAGAACGGGGCAATACGAGGTGGTGGTCACGGCCTACAAGCAGGATTGCGCCCTCACGCAACGGGTGCCGGTCACCTACGAAAATTTCGGCCCGCTGCCGAATATGGTCACGGCTAACGACGACGGCAAGAACGACGTCTTCGACACGCGCCTGACGGGTGCCAAGCTGGAAATCTATAACCGCTGGGGGCGCCTGCTCTTCGCGGCGGATAATTATCAGAACAACTGGGGCAACAAAACCCCGCACGGCACGTATTTTTATCTGCTAACCACACCTGGTGGCAGCCAATGCAAAGGCTGGATACAGGTTCTGGAATGA
- a CDS encoding pyridoxamine 5'-phosphate oxidase family protein has product METQTQHNPQLEKVKEMVDDIRIAMMTTVDEQGNLVSRPMACMQVDADGTLWFFTQKSSPKVDQIQHNENKVNLSFANVSDADYVSISGTSQEVDNRAKIDELWSDMAKPWFPKGKDDPELTLLKVQPELAEYWDSNDSRIVRLFEMARAAVTGDTYKEGENVKVSL; this is encoded by the coding sequence ATGGAAACCCAAACACAACACAACCCCCAACTGGAGAAAGTAAAAGAGATGGTCGACGATATCCGCATCGCCATGATGACGACCGTCGATGAACAGGGTAATCTGGTAAGCCGCCCGATGGCCTGCATGCAGGTGGACGCCGACGGAACGCTCTGGTTTTTTACCCAGAAATCGTCACCCAAGGTCGACCAGATCCAGCATAATGAAAACAAGGTAAACCTGAGCTTTGCCAATGTTTCCGATGCGGACTACGTCTCGATCTCAGGTACGTCGCAGGAAGTCGATAACCGCGCCAAGATCGACGAACTCTGGTCCGACATGGCGAAACCCTGGTTCCCCAAAGGCAAGGATGATCCCGAACTGACGCTGCTGAAAGTGCAACCCGAACTGGCTGAGTATTGGGATTCGAACGACAGCCGCATCGTACGGCTGTTCGAGATGGCCCGCGCTGCCGTCACGGGCGACACCTACAAGGAAGGCGAAAACGTAAAAGTGAGCCTCTAA
- a CDS encoding DUF4920 domain-containing protein — MKFIAIVALSLGLTYGATAQDSYHGKKISEKGAIPAAQLASNLGNKAEAKTKVEGTVESVCQMKGCWMKLKTADGQTMRVTFKDYGFFVPKDISGKTVVVEGVAKQTTTPVSELRHYAEDAGKSKEEIAKITEPEKAITFVADGVIVKN; from the coding sequence ATGAAATTCATCGCTATTGTCGCCCTATCGCTGGGCCTTACCTACGGAGCAACTGCCCAGGATTCGTACCACGGAAAGAAAATCAGTGAGAAAGGCGCTATTCCGGCGGCGCAACTCGCCAGTAACCTGGGCAATAAAGCCGAAGCCAAAACCAAAGTAGAAGGTACCGTCGAGTCGGTTTGCCAGATGAAAGGCTGCTGGATGAAGCTTAAAACCGCCGACGGGCAAACCATGCGCGTAACGTTCAAAGACTACGGCTTTTTCGTACCGAAAGATATCTCGGGCAAAACCGTCGTGGTGGAAGGCGTAGCCAAACAGACGACTACGCCCGTTTCTGAACTGCGCCACTACGCCGAAGATGCGGGCAAAAGCAAAGAAGAAATCGCCAAAATCACCGAGCCCGAAAAAGCCATCACCTTCGTGGCCGACGGCGTGATTGTGAAGAACTAG